The Paenibacillus sp. genomic interval GAACCGTGCTTTTGCCTCCAGCTTCCTCCAGATTCTGCCTCACGACAGACACCCTTGCTTTTGGCTAATGGTAGGCGCTTGCCAGCCCCCATTCCGGACTTTCACCGTAGAGATGACGCCCATGCTGGGCGTACAAACAAAGGGGAACCGGACGCTATGTCCGGTTCCCCTTTTGAATTTTTTATTTCAACAGCGTTTGCACCGCGCTCGCCGGAACGACGAGGTGAATGTTCCCCATCGTCCGGAGCGAGCCGGAGATGACGCCCGCAAGCCGCCCCTCCTCGTCGATCAGCGGTCCGCCGGACATGCCGTTCGCGATTTGCGCGGACGTGAGGATCCGGCTTTTCCCGTTGATCTCCGCTTTCGGCGAATTGACGATGCCTTCCGTGACGATCGGCGTGTTTTTGAGCGGATAGCCGATCGCAAACATTTTCTCGCCGTGCTTGACGGCGCCCTGCCGAAGCGTTAGCGCCGAATACCCCTCCTTGCGGGAAGGAAGCTTTAATACGGCCGCATCGTTCTCGACCGACGAAGCGATCACTTGAATCGATTCCGCCGTCGTGCCGTCCGGGAAGACGGCCTGCAGCCGTTCCGCGCCTTCTACCACATGATAAGCGGTAACCGCGGTGCCGTTCGAGCCGATCACAGCGCCCGTGCCCGTCGCCGCCACCGTTCCGTTGGCGCGCAGCGCCCGCACGTAGAACACCGCTTGATGCGATCGCTCGTAGACCGCCTCCGCGTCGTACCGCGGCGGTTCGTCCGCCGCGGCGCGGTCGAGGAGGAAAAGCCCGGGCGCCAGCAGCATCGCCAGCGCCGCCGCGAGCCATATCGTTCGCGTCCTCTTGATCATTGCGTTCCCCTTCCGTTATTGCGCTGCCGCCATAATTTGTTCGTATGCCCAATGGGACGCATCCACGTCCGCGAACGCGCGGGCGTCGGCCTTCGCTTTCGCGCCGAGCATGCGATTGATCAACACGACGGCCTGCGCTCTAGTCAGCTCCTCGTCCGGCCGGAACGTCCCGTCCGGGAAGCCTTGAATGTAGCCGGCCGCGGTGAACGCGTTGACGTAGCCTTCGGACCAATGGCCCCTGACGTCCGCGAGCGGCGCCGTTCCCCGCTGTTGCTCGAGCTGGAGCAGCCGCGCCATGATGACGACGAACTCCGCCCGCGTCAACCCTCGATCGGTGCCGAAGGTGCCGTCCGGATACCCTTGAATCAGACCCGCGGAAGCGAAGAACGCCACCAGCGTTTCGGATTCGCCCGCCACGTCCGAGAACACGTTCGCGACATCGACTTCTTCCATATCGATCAGCGGCGCGATGGCGCGAACGAGCTCGCCGCGGCTCAAGGCGGCGTCCGGCTTGAACGTTCCGTCCGCGTAGCCGGTCATATAGCGGATTTCCGCCGCTTCCGGTTTGACCGAATACGCCGCGTTCCCGACCTGCACCCGGAACGATTCGACGACGTCGCTGCCTTCGACGAGCACCCGGATCGTCGTGCTGCGCGTTACGACGATGGCTCCGTCGTAGACCGCGGAGGACTTCGTCGGCTTGCTGCCGTCCGTCGTATAGTAGAGCTTCCGGCCTTCCGGCGCGGTCAGCGTCACTTTACTGTTCTTGGCCACCTTCACCGGCTGATCGCCCGCGCCCGCTTCC includes:
- a CDS encoding serine protease is translated as MIKRTRTIWLAAALAMLLAPGLFLLDRAAADEPPRYDAEAVYERSHQAVFYVRALRANGTVAATGTGAVIGSNGTAVTAYHVVEGAERLQAVFPDGTTAESIQVIASSVENDAAVLKLPSRKEGYSALTLRQGAVKHGEKMFAIGYPLKNTPIVTEGIVNSPKAEINGKSRILTSAQIANGMSGGPLIDEEGRLAGVISGSLRTMGNIHLVVPASAVQTLLK